Proteins encoded in a region of the Streptomyces akebiae genome:
- a CDS encoding phospholipase D-like domain-containing protein produces MARVRMRGAVALTTVLAAAGVQVTMAAGVAQAAPTWTEGPLFNDPLGDGAEQLAIRTRLIELTGAALPGSTIKVAVYHVWEASVVDALVAAKDRGVHVQVLLDESSVSDRPTNTAYGSLVGALGTDRTKGSYIATCAVDRSCLGDPKYGQSIMHNKFWLFSAVEGATNVVVQTTSNSTPSAHTKFFNDALLLPDNPTMYDAYADYFDTMVARDWAAWEYRTVSNGLYKAYFFPRAGNTRATDTVYSVLNNVQCSYKDGAGVTRKTWVRVAIFKITRLAIAEKLVALKKAGCNVSIVYAESDSAKSSGGTKGTWEKMHTSGGPTVRCYNDDRDPLNPGKKLTTPYIIHTKYILVDGQYDGVRNKISFTGSGNYTGPALRENDEAIVKVDDDAVHDMYRTHFDKVIGVAYPGKADTTDLCKGVKPLPADGEKPAA; encoded by the coding sequence ATGGCGCGCGTGCGCATGCGTGGGGCGGTGGCGCTGACCACCGTGCTGGCGGCGGCCGGTGTGCAGGTGACGATGGCGGCGGGCGTCGCGCAGGCCGCGCCGACCTGGACCGAAGGCCCGCTCTTCAACGACCCGTTGGGCGACGGGGCCGAGCAACTCGCGATACGCACCCGGCTCATCGAGCTGACGGGCGCCGCGCTGCCCGGCTCCACCATCAAGGTCGCCGTCTACCACGTGTGGGAGGCGTCCGTCGTCGACGCGCTCGTCGCCGCCAAGGACCGGGGCGTGCACGTGCAGGTCCTCCTGGACGAGTCGAGCGTCAGCGACCGCCCCACCAACACCGCGTACGGCAGCCTGGTCGGGGCGCTCGGCACCGACCGGACGAAGGGTTCGTACATAGCGACGTGCGCCGTCGACAGGTCCTGTCTCGGCGATCCGAAGTACGGGCAGTCGATCATGCACAACAAGTTCTGGCTGTTCTCGGCGGTCGAGGGCGCCACCAACGTGGTCGTGCAGACGACGTCGAACTCGACGCCCTCGGCGCACACCAAGTTCTTCAACGACGCGCTGCTGCTGCCGGACAACCCGACGATGTACGACGCGTACGCGGACTACTTCGACACGATGGTCGCCCGGGACTGGGCCGCCTGGGAGTACCGGACCGTCAGCAACGGCCTCTACAAGGCGTACTTCTTCCCCCGGGCCGGGAACACCAGGGCCACCGACACCGTGTACTCGGTGCTCAACAACGTGCAGTGCTCGTACAAGGACGGCGCCGGTGTGACGCGCAAGACCTGGGTGCGGGTCGCGATCTTCAAGATCACACGGTTGGCGATCGCCGAGAAACTGGTGGCCCTGAAGAAGGCCGGCTGCAACGTGAGCATCGTGTACGCCGAGTCCGACAGCGCCAAGAGCAGCGGCGGGACCAAGGGGACGTGGGAGAAGATGCACACGTCCGGCGGGCCGACCGTGCGGTGTTACAACGACGACCGGGACCCGCTGAACCCCGGGAAGAAGCTGACCACGCCGTACATCATCCACACCAAGTACATCCTCGTGGACGGCCAGTACGACGGCGTGCGCAACAAGATCAGCTTCACCGGGTCGGGCAACTACACCGGGCCCGCGCTGCGCGAGAACGACGAGGCGATCGTCAAGGTCGACGACGACGCGGTGCACGACATGTACAGGACGCACTTCGACAAGGTGATCGGTGTCGCCTACCCGGGCAAGGCGGACACCACCGACCTGTGCAAGGGCGTGAAGCCGCTGCCGGCGGACG